Proteins from a single region of Parasedimentitalea psychrophila:
- a CDS encoding ABC transporter ATP-binding protein, whose product MAILTFDNVHKGFGQGANRIEVLKGISLEVQQGEFLAILGFSGTGKSTLMNLMAGLENPDRGSVNFKNKPINGPSPERGLVFQNYSLMPWLTVTGNVRLAIDAVFPRMAAAEKATKVEHYIQMVGLTPAAHRRPAELSGGMRQRVSIARALAMDPGMLLLDEPLSALDAMTRANLADEILEICQKGAKTCILITNDVDEAIQLADRIVPLNPGGTLGTPFIVDIPRPRNRDQMNHHEGFKALRAEVTRFLMDGGIEARVEGTRQLPAITPIHSLPAAVKTASKARVEKRFLDFSQLHKIYPTPKGPLTVVEDFNLKVSRGEFISLIGHSGCGKSTVLSMAAGLTSISKGAIKLDGKHVEGAGPERAVVFQSPNLFPWLTAKENVAVGVEKVYPRASRQELRDVVEYYLERVGLADSMDMPTHSLSNGTQQRVGIARAFALSPKLLLLDEPFGMLDSLTRWELQEVLMEVWSRTKVTAICVTHDVDEAILLADRVVMMTNGPQATIGKITSVKLPRPRSRKALLEHPDYYAYRQEVLDFLEDYAHGTNPAPKPAPKPATAPIAAE is encoded by the coding sequence ATGGCAATACTGACATTTGACAACGTTCACAAAGGTTTTGGCCAGGGTGCCAACCGCATTGAGGTGCTCAAGGGTATCAGCCTTGAAGTTCAACAAGGCGAATTCTTGGCCATTCTGGGCTTCTCGGGCACCGGCAAATCCACGCTGATGAACCTGATGGCTGGGCTGGAAAACCCGGACAGGGGCAGTGTAAATTTCAAAAACAAACCGATCAACGGCCCCAGCCCCGAGCGCGGGTTGGTGTTTCAGAACTACTCGTTGATGCCCTGGCTGACGGTTACCGGCAACGTGCGACTGGCAATTGATGCGGTGTTTCCGCGCATGGCTGCCGCCGAGAAAGCCACCAAGGTTGAACATTACATCCAGATGGTGGGCCTTACCCCGGCCGCGCACCGGCGTCCTGCGGAACTGTCGGGTGGCATGCGGCAGCGGGTGTCCATCGCACGGGCACTGGCGATGGACCCCGGGATGCTGCTGCTGGACGAACCCCTGTCGGCGCTGGATGCAATGACCCGCGCCAATCTGGCCGATGAGATCCTGGAGATCTGCCAGAAAGGTGCCAAGACCTGTATCCTGATCACCAATGATGTGGACGAGGCGATCCAACTGGCCGACCGCATTGTGCCACTGAACCCAGGTGGTACTCTGGGCACCCCCTTCATCGTGGATATCCCCCGCCCTCGCAATCGCGACCAGATGAACCACCACGAGGGGTTCAAAGCCCTGCGCGCCGAGGTTACCCGTTTTTTGATGGATGGAGGCATTGAGGCGCGCGTTGAAGGCACCCGTCAACTGCCTGCGATCACTCCGATCCACAGCCTGCCCGCAGCCGTCAAAACGGCCAGCAAAGCGAGGGTTGAAAAGCGGTTTCTCGACTTCAGCCAGTTGCACAAGATCTATCCCACTCCCAAGGGCCCGTTGACCGTGGTCGAGGACTTTAATCTCAAGGTGAGCCGGGGTGAATTCATCTCGCTGATCGGCCACTCCGGCTGCGGCAAATCCACCGTTCTGTCCATGGCTGCCGGGCTGACCTCGATTTCCAAAGGCGCGATCAAGCTGGACGGCAAACACGTCGAAGGTGCCGGTCCGGAACGCGCCGTGGTGTTTCAATCGCCCAACCTGTTCCCTTGGTTGACCGCCAAGGAAAACGTCGCCGTTGGGGTCGAAAAGGTCTACCCACGCGCCTCGCGCCAGGAATTGCGCGATGTGGTCGAATACTACCTTGAGCGCGTTGGTCTGGCCGACAGTATGGATATGCCGACCCACAGCCTGTCCAACGGCACCCAGCAGCGTGTCGGTATCGCCCGCGCCTTTGCCCTGTCCCCCAAATTGCTGCTGTTGGATGAACCCTTTGGCATGCTCGACAGCCTGACCCGCTGGGAGCTGCAAGAGGTGCTGATGGAGGTCTGGTCCCGCACCAAAGTCACCGCGATCTGCGTCACTCATGACGTGGACGAGGCGATCCTGCTGGCTGACCGGGTGGTGATGATGACCAACGGTCCGCAAGCCACCATCGGTAAAATCACGTCGGTCAAGCTGCCACGCCCCCGCAGCCGCAAGGCCTTGCTCGAACACCCCGATTATTACGCCTACCGGCAAGAGGTTCTCGACTTCCTCGAAGACTATGCGCACGGCACTAACCCCGCCCCGAAACCGGCCCCCAAACCAGCCACAGCCCCCATTGCAGCGGAGTGA
- the nirD gene encoding nitrite reductase small subunit NirD translates to MSDFIDIGSLDDIPPRGARVVRTHRGDIAVFRTASGQIFALDEYLPGKAGPLSNGIQHDNKVTDPMRNWVFDLTTGEAQGADEGAVATYPIKLEDGRILITASAVTTVAAE, encoded by the coding sequence ATGAGCGATTTTATCGATATCGGTAGCCTTGATGACATCCCACCGCGTGGCGCACGGGTGGTGCGCACCCACCGGGGCGATATAGCGGTGTTTCGCACCGCCTCGGGCCAGATCTTTGCTCTCGACGAGTATCTTCCAGGCAAGGCCGGCCCATTGTCGAACGGCATCCAGCATGACAACAAGGTCACGGACCCAATGCGCAACTGGGTCTTTGATCTGACCACAGGCGAAGCGCAGGGCGCCGACGAAGGCGCGGTTGCGACTTATCCGATCAAGCTGGAAGACGGCCGCATCCTGATCACGGCCTCTGCAGTTACTACAGTAGCGGCTGAATGA
- the nirB gene encoding nitrite reductase large subunit NirB has protein sequence MSQKLIIIGAGMASGRVIEHLRETSPDTYDITLFNGEPRGNYNRIMLSPVLSGDKTYDEIIIHDDAFYAEHNVTCRFGEKIASVNTAAKTVTAENGDVLAYDKLLFGTGSNPFIIPLPGHDLDGVIAYRDLEDTEQMMGLGDGHKAVVIGGGLLGLEAAAGMAARGVDVTVIHIMGHLMERQLDEAAGYLLRRALVDKGITVKCSANSKEILGQNGKLRALLLDDGTELPCDLLVMAVGIRPNTGLAKDSGIMVGRGIHVDDQMLTSNKDVLAVGECVEHDGALFGLVAPLYEQAKIVAKTLLGEEASFVQKEVSTKLKVTGCDLFSAGDFAEGENREDIIFRDPARGVYKRLVIENNSLVGAVMYGDTDDGSWFYGLIKDARDISDMRDTLIFGPAYQGGSAMDPLAAVAALPDDAEICGCNGISKAQVVAAINTGAHTLDAVKASSKAASSCGSCAGLVADLLGITLGDDFKMPEKEVICKCSDLSHDDLRKLIIAKELKSVPQAMQELDWKTTCGCHVCRPALNYYMVCAWPGTYEDDGKSRFINERVHANIQKDGTYSVVPRMLGGITTPNELRAIADAADKYNVPTVKVTGGQRIDLLGVKKEDLPAIWYDLGEAGMISGQAYAKGLRTVKTCVGTDHCRFGTQDSTGLGIKIEQAMWGAWSPHKFKLAVSGCPRNCAEATCKDLGIICVDSGYQILVGGAAGLDLRQTELLVQVASEEDAIEVSCAFYQLYREGAQYLHRPYKWIAKVGLDWIKEQIVDDLANRKEKAEKFHYAQQFYQIDPWAERAKQGVDAHEFTPLADFTKVAAE, from the coding sequence ATGAGCCAGAAACTAATCATTATCGGGGCGGGTATGGCCTCAGGCAGGGTGATCGAACACCTGCGCGAGACAAGCCCTGATACCTATGACATCACCCTGTTCAACGGTGAGCCGCGCGGCAACTACAACCGCATCATGCTGTCGCCTGTTCTGTCCGGCGACAAGACCTACGATGAAATCATCATCCACGACGACGCATTCTACGCCGAGCACAATGTCACCTGCCGGTTCGGTGAGAAGATTGCCTCGGTCAATACCGCCGCCAAAACCGTCACCGCTGAAAACGGTGATGTGCTGGCTTATGACAAACTGCTGTTTGGCACCGGTTCCAACCCCTTTATCATCCCCCTGCCCGGCCATGATCTGGACGGCGTAATTGCTTACCGCGATCTGGAAGACACCGAACAGATGATGGGCCTCGGCGACGGTCATAAGGCCGTGGTCATCGGTGGTGGTCTGCTGGGACTGGAAGCGGCTGCTGGAATGGCCGCACGTGGCGTTGATGTCACCGTGATCCATATCATGGGCCACTTGATGGAGCGTCAGTTGGACGAAGCGGCGGGCTACCTGCTGCGCCGCGCGCTGGTTGATAAAGGCATCACTGTTAAATGCTCGGCCAACTCCAAAGAGATCCTGGGCCAGAACGGCAAACTCCGCGCGCTGCTGCTGGATGATGGCACCGAACTGCCCTGTGACCTGCTGGTCATGGCCGTGGGTATCCGCCCTAACACTGGACTGGCCAAAGACTCAGGCATCATGGTTGGGCGCGGCATCCACGTTGACGATCAAATGCTGACCTCAAACAAAGACGTGTTGGCGGTTGGCGAATGTGTCGAACACGATGGCGCGCTATTTGGGCTGGTTGCTCCGCTGTACGAGCAAGCCAAAATTGTGGCCAAGACGCTGCTGGGTGAAGAGGCCAGTTTTGTTCAGAAAGAGGTTTCAACCAAGCTGAAAGTCACCGGTTGTGATCTGTTCAGCGCTGGCGACTTTGCCGAGGGCGAAAACCGCGAGGACATCATCTTTCGTGATCCTGCACGCGGCGTTTACAAACGTCTGGTCATTGAAAACAACTCGCTGGTCGGCGCTGTCATGTATGGCGACACCGATGATGGCAGCTGGTTCTATGGCCTGATCAAAGACGCCCGCGACATCTCAGACATGCGCGATACGCTCATTTTTGGACCGGCCTACCAGGGAGGGTCCGCCATGGACCCGTTGGCAGCCGTTGCAGCCTTGCCGGATGATGCAGAAATCTGCGGCTGCAACGGCATTTCCAAAGCACAGGTTGTTGCGGCGATCAACACCGGCGCTCATACGCTGGACGCGGTAAAGGCAAGTTCCAAGGCGGCGTCGTCCTGCGGCAGCTGCGCTGGTCTGGTGGCTGATCTGCTGGGGATCACTCTTGGTGACGATTTCAAGATGCCGGAAAAAGAAGTCATCTGTAAATGCAGCGATCTCTCGCATGACGATCTGCGCAAGCTGATCATTGCCAAAGAGCTGAAGTCGGTCCCGCAGGCGATGCAGGAGCTGGACTGGAAAACCACTTGTGGCTGCCACGTCTGCCGCCCAGCGCTGAATTACTACATGGTTTGCGCCTGGCCCGGTACGTATGAGGATGATGGCAAAAGCCGTTTCATCAACGAACGTGTTCACGCCAACATCCAGAAAGACGGCACCTATTCGGTGGTGCCGCGGATGCTGGGCGGCATCACCACCCCGAACGAGCTGCGCGCCATCGCCGATGCGGCCGACAAATACAATGTACCAACCGTCAAAGTCACCGGCGGCCAGCGGATCGACCTATTGGGCGTCAAGAAAGAAGACCTGCCAGCGATCTGGTATGATCTGGGCGAGGCCGGGATGATCTCCGGTCAGGCCTATGCCAAGGGTCTGCGCACCGTGAAGACCTGTGTTGGCACCGATCATTGCCGCTTTGGTACTCAGGACTCAACCGGTCTGGGCATCAAGATCGAACAGGCCATGTGGGGCGCCTGGTCGCCGCATAAGTTCAAGCTGGCGGTCTCGGGCTGCCCGCGCAACTGCGCCGAGGCCACCTGTAAGGATCTCGGCATCATCTGTGTAGACAGTGGCTATCAGATCCTGGTTGGCGGCGCGGCGGGTCTGGACCTGCGTCAAACTGAACTGCTGGTTCAGGTCGCAAGTGAAGAAGACGCCATCGAAGTTTCCTGCGCGTTCTACCAGCTGTACCGCGAAGGTGCGCAGTATCTGCACCGCCCCTACAAATGGATCGCCAAGGTTGGTCTGGACTGGATCAAAGAGCAGATTGTAGACGATCTGGCAAACCGCAAAGAGAAGGCGGAGAAGTTCCATTACGCGCAGCAGTTCTACCAAATCGACCCCTGGGCTGAGCGGGCAAAACAGGGCGTAGACGCCCATGAGTTCACCCCATTGGCAGACTTCACAAAGGTGGCAGCAGAATGA